A window of Nitrospiraceae bacterium genomic DNA:
GCCCGCCGGCCCAGTCCATCATCGACATGTCGTGGGGAGACGACCAGCCGATCACTTCACGGTCTTTGTAGGCCGGTTCCGCCGCTTCTCGCGTAAGGACCGCTTGCTTTAGCTCCTCATTCAGCCGCCCATGGTCGGGAATTGAGAACACCAAGAGCGGTGTCGAAAAGATGGGGCGAACGTTTAGTTCCAGTTCCTTGGCCATGTGTTCATCGCAGCTGACGTGCCTGAGAATAGGCGTCGCGCAGCAGCCAAGTCAAGGCGCTTGCGGTCGAATCGTGTAACGCGTGCTCGGTGTTTGACACCAGGTTCCCCCTTGACCTAGAGTGCCGATACCATGCTCCCGGAACGGCGCACGCTGAAGTTCTATCAGGCCGATGTCTTTACCCTGCAACCGTTCGGTGGAAATCCGGTCGCCGTGATTCCCGAGTCAGAGGGGCTGACGGACGATGAGTTACAGCAAATCGCCCGTGAGATGAATCTTTCCGAGACGGTGTTCGTTTTTCCTCCGACGGATAAGGCCGCCGTCGTTCGGCTCCGGATCTTCACCCCGACGCAGGAAATTCCCTTTGCCGGCCATCCGGTGCTCGGCACGTTCTTCGTGCTGGCTGAGTTGGGGCTCATCCCAGCGAAGGAACCCGTCACGCGCGTTCTGCAGGAATGTAACATCGGGCTGTTTCCCGTTGAACTCCACGCGAAGGAAGGTCACGTCGTTCGGGTGGTCATGTCCCAACCGAAACCAGAGTTTCTCGGCGCCATCGAAGAAACGGAAGACCTCTATAAGGTGGCGGGTGCCCTGGGCCTTTCGAAATTCGTCATTGCCGAGGCGAAGTGGCCGATCGAAGTGGTGTCGACCGGGCTCCCGGTTCTGATTGTGCCGGTGAGGACCTTGACCGCAGTCCGTTCGATCAGGCCTGACGCGTCGGCGATCACTGATGTGTGCCGTCGGTTCGGCGCCAACGGCATCATGGTCTTCACGACCGTTACGGTCGAACCCTTTGCCACGGTGCATACCAGAATGTTTGCACCGTCGATCGGGATTCTCGAAGATCCGGCTACCGGCAGTGCCAGCGGGGCGTTGGGCGCGTACCTGGTGCAGAACGGGGTGGTGGAGGTGGGGCCGACGACCGAGATCATCGCCGAGCAAGGGTATGAACTCGATCGTCCATCCCGCATCCTGATTCAGGTGGTATCGGATGACGACGTCATCCAAGATGTGAAAGTGGGGGGACATTGTGTGATGGTGGTGGAGGGGACGTTGACGTTTTGAAATAGCGGGTCCTGTCAGGGAGGAGCCCGACCGTCCTCGCACCCCGCCAGGTGTAGGGACCCCGCTGCGGGCGGTCAGGCGCCCACCTCCCTGCCATCCGCATTCAAAACTGTGAGGGATAGGGAATGAAAGCCGTCATCTTTAGACAGCATGGTGGGCCGGACAAATTGTCGTACGAAGACATTCCTACGCCGACGATCGGCGCGCAGGATGTCCTGGTCCGCGTCAAAGCCTGCGCGTTGAATCATCTCGACATCTGGATTCGTCAAGGCAACCCGGCGTACCCGATGCCGCTGCCGCATGTCTCCGGATGCGATAGTGCTGGTGTCGTAGAACAAGTGGGCGATCAGGTCGAGGGTGTCACTGTCGGCGAGCGGGTGCTGGTTTCACCGGGACTCAGCTGCTGGCGATGCGATCAGTGCTTGGCGGGACGAGACAACCTGTGTCGCTCCTACGGCATTATCGGAGCCATCACCTATGGTGGCTACGCCGAGTTTGTGAAGGTGCCGTTTCGGAATGTCCTTCCGATTCCAGGGAATCTCAACTTCGAGCAGGCTGCGGCGTTCCCGCTGGTCTCAGTGACGGCGTCGCACATGTTGTTTGCACTCGCGCAGCTGCAGCATGGAGAAACGGTCTTGATCATGGGAGCAGGCAGCGGGGTAGGCAGCGCCGCGGTTCAAATGGCCAAGCTGGCCGGCGCGAGGGTCATTACCACCGTCGGAGCCGACGACAAGATTCCGAAAGCGGTGGTGCTGGGAGCGGATGCGGTCATCCACCACGGACGAGAGAAAGTCTCGGAGCGGGTCAGGCTGCTCACCGAAGGGCGGGGTGTGGATGTCGTGATCGAGCACATCGGTCCCGAGGTGTGGGACAGTTGCCTCGAATCACTCGCGAGAGGCGGTCGGCTCATTACCTGTGGCGCGACGACAGGCGCAGAAGTGAAACTGAATCTCCGCTATGTCTTCTCTCGCCAGGTCACCATTAAAGGTTCCTATATGGGGACAAGGGCGGAGCTCGTGAAAGCGACAGAACTCATGGGACAAGGCCGGTTGATTGCCGTCATCGATCGCACCTATCCGCTCAAGGAGGCGAAGGCGGCTCAGGAACATCTGATAAGTCGAAAGTTTTTTGGAAAGATCGTCTTAACGGTCGGATAAATATAGGCCGGCACTTTCTGCCGGCACGTCACTATTCACAAAAGGAGTGAGCATGGGCACAGTGGGGAACATCATGACCAAGCATCCCGAGACCGTGGGGCCGGGAACGTCGGTCAGCAGCGCAGCGAAAACGATGCGAACGGCACGCGTGGGGTCGTTATTGGTAAAGAAGGGAAAGCAGCTGGTCGGGATCGTCACAGACACGGATATCGTGCGGCGTGCCGTCGCGAGCGGGAAAAATCTTGGTAAGTTGACCGTCGAGAAAATTATGACATCCCCGATTTGCTCCATCGAAAGCAATCGGTCCGTGGGTGATGCGCAGGATATGATGGGTGACTTGGGTGTGCGACATCTTGGTGTGACAGAAGCGGGAGTGATCGTCGGTGTGATCTCGGTGCGTGATCTGCTGGTGTACTATCAGCGGGTTTCTGAACCGAAGATTGCGCAAGACTAGCAAGGATGCTCTCAGCTTTCAGCCTTCAGCTCATGAGGTGAGACTAAGATGCTCTCCGAACCGTAGTCTGGCTGAGAGCTGACTGCTTAATGCTGACGGCTGTTACTGCTTCGTCAGTTCTTTGACGAGATGGCCGAGCTCCGGAAGAATCAGTTTCTCCATCGCCAAGCGGACGGCGTTTTCGGAGCCGGGGGTGGAGAAGAGCACTCGTCCCTTGATGATTCCGGCTGTGGCTCGGCTCATGATGGCCGGTGAGCCGATCTCTTGATAGGTGAGGTAGCGAAACACCTCGCCGAATCCGTCCAGCCGTTTTTCCAACATCGCATCGACCGCTTCAAAGGTTGAATCCCGCCGTGAGATGCCGGTCCCGCCGTTGATGATGATGGCTTGAATCTTCTTGTTTGTGACCGCCGCTTTGATCTTGGCCTTGATCTTGGCCGGTTCATCTTTGACCAGATGGTAGGCGACGACTTCATGGCCCGCGTCCTTGAGCATATGCATGATGCGATAGCCGCTGGTGTCAGTTTCGGCAGTGCGCGTGTCGCTGCAGGTGATGACCATACAGCCGATGGATTTGGGAGCATCGGCTTTATGTTCGTGGTGAGGGGCGTGAGTGCTCATGCTTCGAGCAGGAAAGCCATCAGCGATCAGCTATCAGCTGTCAGCTCTGAGTCATGGCTGACCGTTGAAGGCTGATAGCCCTTATTTCCACACCGCATCGGGATTCAGCTTCTGCACCGGCTTGCCACCCTTGATATGTTCGTCGAGGATCGTGGCGACATCAGCTTCGGTCACTTTCGAGTACCAGGTGCCGTCCGGGTAGACGACGGCAGTCGGTCCCTGTTCGCAGGGACCAAGACAGGACGAGCCGGTGACGAGCACATCGCTCGGCATCAGTCCGCGTTGCATCACCCCCATGCTGAAGGCCATCAGCAATTGAGCCGAGCCTTGGCTCCCGCAGGACGGTTTGGGATGGCCTGGAGGACGGGCGTTCGTACAGACGACAATGTGGTACTTTGGTTTTGGCATGAGTGCTCCTTTAGGTCGAGCTATCAGCTGTCAGCAATCAGCTGTCGGCTCAAGGTGAAGGAATTGGTGTGATGCTGATGGCTGAATGCTGAAAGCTTCTCTGCGTTATTGTGGTCGGTACGCCTGCCACTGTTCGATGCATTCTTCCGGGAACTTCCACTGCTTGAGTCCTTTCATGACCCAATCGAGATAATGATTCTTCGGCTTAAACTTGCCGATCGGCGCAGCCGCGTACGTGGTGACGAGTAGTTTTTCTCCATTCTCGTTATGTACCGTGACTTGGACATGGCGGTAGGCTCCTTGCGGGACGTCGCCTTCGAACTCGTCGAGCGTCTTCACATCCTCATCGGTGAGTTCAAAAACCGCTCCCCAGACCTTCTCGCCGGGAGAGGGGACGACACTGGCCAAACCGCAGCGCCACTGGGACGACCACCGGCAGAACTGGATCGTATGATCGGGCAACGTCGCGAGCGTCTGGAATTGGTGCTCCGGTGCGCGCCGCTTGAGTTGCGTCGGATTCAAATTGTCGGCGTACAAAAAAAACTTCATCGCAACGTTCCTGTGTGCCCGGTATATGTAACATAACCACTTTCGCGCGCACAAGCCGCGTTGCCGGCTTCTCGCGCCGGGATGAGCCACGCGTTGACTTCCGTCTTCCGGCCTTCCTAAGATGGACACGGTGCGGGCGTGATACGGAAATTCTTTCGACTGTTGCTGTGACAGCGGGAAGGATCTTGCTCCCGCTCTGTAACCCATAATCAGCAGATCGTTTCCTCCCCATGGCGAAAATTCTCCATTATGCGGTGCTCGCCGTCCTGGCTCTCGGCGTGCTGTACTACTTGTGGGTCACGCCATCCTCGCTCAATCCGATGGCGGATAAGCGGGCCGCGGAAGCCCTTGCCCTCGTCCAAACTCACCGAGCCCTGGGATATCCCACGATCCTGCAGGCCATGACCGAGCACGTTCGTTCGATGAAGGAGCGGGGGCGCGGCGTTCGACTCGGAGAATGGCGCGTGAAGCAGGCCGACGGCGATCTCTATGAGATTCGAATCCAGTTGCGGGACGAGGGAGAAAAAGGGCAGTGGTTTGAGCGGGAATTTATTTGGCATGCTCATCTGGCATCCAAAAAGGTGAACGCTGCGTCGCTTCCTGCAGATGGGCTGACACCGAAAGCGCCCGACGTTGATTCTCCGGCGCCTCAGAATGTGTTACCTCCATCTGGATCTACTTCAGGGTAGGGGGTAGCGCGATTTGAACGGCGTCTCCTTCGACGCGGACCGGGCAACACGCGACGGTAAAGTGCGGCACCTCCGGTCGGACTCCGGTTCGTACGTTCAATTTCCATCCGTGCCGGGGGCATTCCACGATCTCCCCGTCCAGATGCCCTTCTCCTAATGGTCCTCCTGAGTGCGGACAAGTATTATCGACGGCGTAGAAGGTTCCATCCACATTGAAGAGGGCAACCCACACACCCTGTACTTCAACGGTACGCCCTGTGCCGGGAGGGATTTCGACGACTTTGGCGACGGTCACGAATTCAGGCATGCAAACCGACCTGATCCATCTGAAGTGTCGGTGAGATGCGAATGCGGTCCGACGTTCTGACATGGCTCAGAGCTTGATTTCGGAGAGGGCTTATGGCATAGAGATACATGAGCGTACCCAGACCGATACCAGGCCTTCTCACAGAAGGAGCCTCGGTTGGGAATGAGGTTGTTGAATGGAAATGACCCTTCTGCTCAACTCCACGTACGAACCTCTGCGTGTCGTCCATTGGCAAAAAGCGATCTCTCTTCTCTGGCAAGGCAAGGTTGAAGTCCTCGAAGTCTACGACCGCGAGATTCACGGCATCTCGATCTCCATCAAGCTCCC
This region includes:
- a CDS encoding zinc-binding dehydrogenase; the protein is MKAVIFRQHGGPDKLSYEDIPTPTIGAQDVLVRVKACALNHLDIWIRQGNPAYPMPLPHVSGCDSAGVVEQVGDQVEGVTVGERVLVSPGLSCWRCDQCLAGRDNLCRSYGIIGAITYGGYAEFVKVPFRNVLPIPGNLNFEQAAAFPLVSVTASHMLFALAQLQHGETVLIMGAGSGVGSAAVQMAKLAGARVITTVGADDKIPKAVVLGADAVIHHGREKVSERVRLLTEGRGVDVVIEHIGPEVWDSCLESLARGGRLITCGATTGAEVKLNLRYVFSRQVTIKGSYMGTRAELVKATELMGQGRLIAVIDRTYPLKEAKAAQEHLISRKFFGKIVLTVG
- a CDS encoding Rieske 2Fe-2S domain-containing protein; translated protein: MPEFVTVAKVVEIPPGTGRTVEVQGVWVALFNVDGTFYAVDNTCPHSGGPLGEGHLDGEIVECPRHGWKLNVRTGVRPEVPHFTVACCPVRVEGDAVQIALPPTLK
- a CDS encoding MogA/MoaB family molybdenum cofactor biosynthesis protein, with amino-acid sequence MSTHAPHHEHKADAPKSIGCMVITCSDTRTAETDTSGYRIMHMLKDAGHEVVAYHLVKDEPAKIKAKIKAAVTNKKIQAIIINGGTGISRRDSTFEAVDAMLEKRLDGFGEVFRYLTYQEIGSPAIMSRATAGIIKGRVLFSTPGSENAVRLAMEKLILPELGHLVKELTKQ
- a CDS encoding CBS domain-containing protein; amino-acid sequence: MGTVGNIMTKHPETVGPGTSVSSAAKTMRTARVGSLLVKKGKQLVGIVTDTDIVRRAVASGKNLGKLTVEKIMTSPICSIESNRSVGDAQDMMGDLGVRHLGVTEAGVIVGVISVRDLLVYYQRVSEPKIAQD
- a CDS encoding gamma-glutamylcyclotransferase family protein, producing the protein MKFFLYADNLNPTQLKRRAPEHQFQTLATLPDHTIQFCRWSSQWRCGLASVVPSPGEKVWGAVFELTDEDVKTLDEFEGDVPQGAYRHVQVTVHNENGEKLLVTTYAAAPIGKFKPKNHYLDWVMKGLKQWKFPEECIEQWQAYRPQ
- a CDS encoding (2Fe-2S) ferredoxin domain-containing protein, whose amino-acid sequence is MPKPKYHIVVCTNARPPGHPKPSCGSQGSAQLLMAFSMGVMQRGLMPSDVLVTGSSCLGPCEQGPTAVVYPDGTWYSKVTEADVATILDEHIKGGKPVQKLNPDAVWK
- a CDS encoding PhzF family phenazine biosynthesis protein, yielding MLPERRTLKFYQADVFTLQPFGGNPVAVIPESEGLTDDELQQIAREMNLSETVFVFPPTDKAAVVRLRIFTPTQEIPFAGHPVLGTFFVLAELGLIPAKEPVTRVLQECNIGLFPVELHAKEGHVVRVVMSQPKPEFLGAIEETEDLYKVAGALGLSKFVIAEAKWPIEVVSTGLPVLIVPVRTLTAVRSIRPDASAITDVCRRFGANGIMVFTTVTVEPFATVHTRMFAPSIGILEDPATGSASGALGAYLVQNGVVEVGPTTEIIAEQGYELDRPSRILIQVVSDDDVIQDVKVGGHCVMVVEGTLTF